In Sporosarcina psychrophila, a genomic segment contains:
- a CDS encoding CocE/NonD family hydrolase, whose product MVFNVRESNRSIKTKFPREVKEIEHVWIPLSDGTRLSARIWLPVDAEQQPVPAILEYLPYRKNDFTALRDSIRHPYFAGHGYASIRVDMRGCGDSDGILYDEYLKQEQDDGLEVLSWIEKQPWFTGGVGMIGKSWGGFNGLQMAARRHPALKTIITLCSTDDRYADDVHYKGGALLASDMLWWSSTMLAYNARPADPEVVGGAWRNSWLERLEKTPPFVEEWMRHQRRDEYWKQGSICENYDDIDIPVYAVGGWADGYTNAIPRLLEGLKGPRKGLIGPWAHEYPEVAVPGPQIGFLQECIRWWDHWLKGVDTGIMEEPMLRAWVQDSVPPKTDYTIRPGHWVAENEWPPKAQEQKSYYLNKQQLSDKPVAEQAITVSSVQHHGLYSGVFCPFGQPGDLPADQRIENGLSVVFTSDPVNEAIEILGFAEFTVEVASDQPNALLTVRLNDVAPDGSSTRVTWGVLNLTHRNSHEHPEHLEPGKKYTVTLRMNAIGHNLPVGHCWQLAVSPTYWPHAWPSPEPVTLTVFANEKTLLTLPIRQPKAIDQELQPFEHPETAAVMERVILREANRTREIRHNTITDVWTLDDFSDEGARMLPSNGIEYGSTNRNVYSIAGEDPQTAKVQCDWTLTVGRGEWQTSLESTSIMTADDEQFYVTNELIAHEGEAEVFNKTWKIAVPRDFV is encoded by the coding sequence ATGGTTTTCAATGTACGTGAATCGAACCGATCAATTAAAACAAAATTTCCGAGAGAGGTTAAGGAAATTGAACATGTCTGGATTCCGTTGTCAGACGGGACACGTCTATCTGCACGCATCTGGTTACCTGTGGACGCAGAACAACAGCCGGTTCCCGCTATTTTGGAATACCTTCCTTATCGTAAAAATGATTTTACAGCGCTAAGGGATTCGATTCGTCACCCGTACTTTGCGGGTCACGGCTATGCGAGCATTCGTGTGGACATGCGTGGATGTGGCGATTCAGATGGGATTTTATATGACGAATATTTAAAGCAAGAGCAGGACGATGGACTGGAAGTACTATCATGGATTGAGAAACAACCATGGTTTACAGGCGGAGTGGGTATGATTGGAAAATCGTGGGGCGGCTTTAATGGCCTGCAGATGGCGGCACGTCGCCATCCCGCGCTGAAAACAATCATTACACTTTGTTCGACAGATGATCGTTACGCTGATGATGTTCACTATAAAGGCGGTGCACTTCTTGCATCGGACATGCTTTGGTGGAGTTCTACGATGCTTGCCTACAATGCGCGACCTGCAGATCCCGAAGTTGTAGGGGGAGCATGGAGAAATAGTTGGTTGGAACGGTTAGAGAAAACACCGCCATTCGTAGAAGAATGGATGAGACACCAGCGTCGCGACGAGTACTGGAAGCAGGGTTCCATCTGTGAAAATTATGATGATATCGACATTCCTGTCTATGCGGTAGGAGGATGGGCAGATGGCTATACCAATGCCATCCCTCGTTTACTTGAAGGATTGAAAGGCCCACGCAAAGGGTTGATCGGTCCATGGGCGCATGAATATCCTGAAGTCGCGGTTCCTGGTCCACAAATCGGCTTTTTACAAGAATGCATACGCTGGTGGGATCATTGGTTAAAAGGCGTTGATACAGGCATCATGGAAGAACCGATGCTACGTGCATGGGTCCAGGATAGCGTACCGCCTAAAACGGATTACACGATTAGACCAGGTCATTGGGTTGCTGAAAATGAGTGGCCACCCAAGGCGCAAGAACAAAAATCCTATTATCTGAACAAACAACAGCTTTCTGATAAACCGGTTGCGGAACAAGCAATCACTGTTTCAAGTGTTCAGCATCATGGACTCTATTCCGGTGTGTTCTGTCCATTTGGACAACCAGGAGACCTACCTGCAGATCAGCGAATTGAAAATGGTCTTTCTGTAGTCTTCACATCTGACCCGGTAAATGAAGCGATTGAAATTCTTGGTTTTGCCGAGTTTACAGTTGAAGTAGCATCTGACCAGCCAAATGCATTACTAACAGTTCGTCTGAATGACGTAGCACCAGACGGTTCTTCGACACGCGTGACGTGGGGCGTGTTGAACTTGACACACCGAAATAGCCATGAACACCCTGAACACTTGGAACCGGGTAAAAAATATACGGTAACGTTACGTATGAATGCAATCGGACACAATTTACCTGTAGGACATTGTTGGCAATTAGCGGTATCGCCAACATACTGGCCACATGCTTGGCCATCTCCAGAGCCAGTGACATTGACTGTCTTTGCAAATGAAAAAACGCTTCTCACGTTGCCAATCAGACAACCTAAAGCAATCGATCAGGAATTACAACCGTTCGAACACCCAGAAACCGCGGCTGTTATGGAACGTGTGATTCTACGTGAAGCAAACCGGACTAGGGAAATTCGCCATAATACAATTACAGACGTTTGGACGCTTGATGACTTTTCTGATGAAGGGGCAAGAATGCTTCCTAGTAACGGAATCGAATATGGCAGCACAAATCGCAACGTCTATTCCATTGCAGGAGAGGATCCACAAACTGCCAAAGTTCAATGTGATTGGACGCTAACTGTTGGACGTGGTGAATGGCAAACGAGTCTAGAAAGCACCAGTATCATGACAGCAGACGATGAGCAGTTCTATGTCACGAATGAGCTGATTGCTCATGAAGGTGAGGCTGAAGTATTTAACAAAACATGGAAAATAGCGGTGCCTAGGGATTTTGTTTAA
- a CDS encoding amidohydrolase family protein — MKKFINANIYGDPESHEFLVGNGQFKAIGNNLNNADEVIDLKGCLVLPPYVDPHLHLDYIFSGLGEGNANVSGTLFEGIQRWSDNKKSLTEEMVRGRAIKGIQKELSKGVQFIRTHVDITDPNLTGMKALIKLREELKDIVTLQLVAFPQEGFFRYKGAERLMEEALKMGADVAGGIPHFEISYEHGVESLKRIVNMAIKYNVMIDIHCDENDDPNSRFLEVLNAFVMEKNYGKYTTASHTCSFGSVDNSYANKMLGLFKESQINFISCPTENAHLQGRGDSYPKRRGLTRVKELLNNGNNVAFAQDSIADYWYPLGNGNMMNILDNGIHLAHYTHIDEINKAFNLITYHGANLMRVNDEYGIEVGKPANFIVLDAQDTYEAIRERAEVIASIRNGKYLFKREPRKNEIEIDFLKQ; from the coding sequence ATGAAGAAATTTATTAATGCGAATATATATGGGGATCCAGAATCCCATGAATTTTTAGTGGGAAACGGTCAGTTTAAAGCAATCGGTAATAATTTAAACAACGCAGATGAAGTGATTGATCTAAAAGGCTGTTTGGTGTTGCCACCCTATGTTGACCCTCATTTACACTTGGATTATATCTTTTCAGGGCTAGGAGAAGGAAATGCGAATGTATCAGGTACGTTATTTGAAGGTATACAGCGTTGGAGTGATAATAAGAAATCATTGACTGAAGAAATGGTGCGTGGACGTGCGATTAAAGGAATTCAAAAAGAATTGAGTAAAGGGGTTCAGTTCATTCGTACGCATGTAGATATTACTGATCCTAATTTAACAGGGATGAAAGCTTTAATTAAACTACGCGAAGAATTGAAAGATATCGTTACATTACAACTTGTAGCATTTCCTCAAGAAGGGTTCTTTAGATATAAAGGTGCAGAACGTTTAATGGAAGAAGCACTTAAAATGGGTGCTGACGTAGCGGGAGGAATCCCACACTTTGAAATTTCATATGAACATGGCGTTGAATCATTGAAACGTATTGTCAATATGGCAATAAAATATAACGTGATGATTGATATTCACTGTGATGAAAACGATGATCCAAATAGTCGGTTTTTAGAAGTGTTAAATGCGTTTGTTATGGAAAAAAACTATGGTAAATACACAACAGCAAGTCATACATGTAGCTTTGGTTCAGTAGATAACAGTTATGCCAATAAAATGTTAGGTTTATTTAAAGAATCACAAATTAATTTTATTTCTTGTCCAACTGAAAACGCGCATCTACAAGGACGTGGCGACAGTTATCCTAAACGCCGTGGTTTAACACGAGTAAAAGAGTTATTAAATAATGGGAATAATGTTGCATTTGCTCAAGATTCCATTGCGGATTACTGGTATCCATTAGGCAATGGAAATATGATGAACATTTTAGACAATGGTATCCATTTAGCACATTATACACACATTGATGAAATCAATAAGGCGTTCAACCTAATCACATACCACGGTGCAAACCTTATGAGAGTAAACGATGAGTATGGCATTGAAGTGGGAAAACCAGCTAACTTTATCGTTTTAGATGCACAAGATACTTATGAAGCAATTCGTGAGCGTGCAGAAGTAATTGCATCAATTAGGAATGGTAAATATCTGTTTAAACGTGAACCACGAAAAAATGAAATAGAAATAGATTTCTTAAAACAATAA
- a CDS encoding M24 family metallopeptidase, which produces MIVQKRLEQFRKYMDDNQISLGLIWEPDNQFYLSGFRAISYSRPIVTLIDSEKTVLIIPGLEEVHATEKAKVDAMYVYYEQFGLRDKELSYMVHLTKLIQQIPAGSYIGVELDSLPSSVFMYLAQLGFTVVDVGKKITEMRTIKDAHEIELLKIAGRLSDLAIAESLKHARVGISELEFDTYGDRILLEIASIEYPDELIGYEDWTCSGIRRSEMPHLYSSTRKFEEGDGVVHSRQVWFNGYRAENERTFFVGKPTEKQKDLLKLATEAQRVGMELIRPGIMAKEVDIAAYEVFKKAGYGEFVNHRIGHGLGLSEHEEPYLRFDNDLILQEGMVYTIEPGIYVPGVGGFRHSDTVILTKSGSFAITQHPKTNE; this is translated from the coding sequence ATGATTGTTCAAAAGAGACTGGAACAGTTTAGAAAGTATATGGATGATAACCAGATTAGCTTGGGTTTAATTTGGGAGCCAGATAATCAGTTTTACCTATCAGGTTTCCGTGCTATTTCCTATTCTCGTCCGATTGTGACACTCATTGACAGCGAGAAGACAGTGTTAATCATACCAGGACTTGAAGAAGTCCATGCGACGGAGAAAGCGAAAGTAGATGCAATGTATGTCTACTATGAACAATTTGGGCTTAGGGATAAGGAATTATCCTATATGGTTCATTTAACGAAACTTATTCAACAAATTCCCGCTGGTAGCTACATCGGCGTTGAGTTGGATAGTCTTCCTTCGAGCGTGTTTATGTACCTAGCTCAACTAGGTTTTACTGTTGTGGATGTAGGCAAGAAGATTACTGAAATGAGAACGATTAAAGATGCGCATGAAATTGAATTGCTAAAAATAGCGGGTCGTTTGTCAGATCTAGCGATTGCAGAATCATTGAAACATGCACGGGTAGGCATTAGTGAACTTGAATTTGATACGTACGGTGATAGGATTTTACTTGAGATTGCATCAATTGAGTATCCTGACGAACTGATCGGATATGAAGACTGGACATGCTCTGGGATTCGACGCAGCGAAATGCCTCACTTATATTCGAGTACACGTAAGTTTGAAGAAGGTGACGGTGTTGTTCACAGCCGACAAGTATGGTTCAACGGCTATCGAGCCGAGAATGAGCGAACGTTCTTCGTTGGAAAGCCAACCGAAAAGCAAAAGGATTTATTAAAGCTTGCAACTGAGGCACAACGAGTGGGTATGGAACTTATACGTCCTGGTATTATGGCGAAGGAAGTTGATATTGCTGCCTACGAAGTGTTTAAAAAAGCGGGTTATGGTGAATTTGTCAATCACCGAATTGGACATGGACTCGGACTTTCCGAACATGAAGAGCCGTACTTGAGGTTCGACAATGACCTCATTCTCCAAGAAGGAATGGTGTATACAATAGAGCCAGGCATCTATGTACCCGGAGTTGGTGGATTCAGGCATTCAGATACAGTTATTTTAACAAAGAGTGGCAGTTTCGCGATTACACAGCATCCGAAAACGAATGAATAG
- a CDS encoding TetR/AcrR family transcriptional regulator — translation MENKKIQRSRMWKYFVDATAEIIEEEGIENVTIRKVADRAGYNSATIYNYFTEISHLIFFASMKFLKTYTNDVQNAIEKGENPLEKYILSWECFCKHSFLQPQIFHAVFIMDLGNPPEKLLADYYEIYPTDLISFPEELKHILFERNVSKRGRSILEIAANEGFIDKVDIDKVNEMTILIWQGMLTNLLNNRTIHEVEKVSEITMDYITEIIQNSSKKVY, via the coding sequence ATGGAGAATAAGAAGATTCAAAGAAGCCGGATGTGGAAATACTTTGTTGATGCGACAGCGGAAATAATTGAAGAAGAAGGGATTGAAAATGTCACAATCCGAAAAGTAGCCGATCGAGCGGGCTATAATAGTGCGACCATTTACAATTATTTTACGGAGATTTCACATTTAATATTTTTCGCTTCCATGAAGTTTTTGAAAACATATACAAATGACGTGCAGAACGCTATTGAAAAAGGGGAAAATCCGTTAGAAAAATACATACTCTCATGGGAATGCTTTTGTAAGCACTCCTTCCTACAGCCACAAATCTTTCATGCTGTATTTATCATGGATTTAGGTAATCCTCCTGAGAAGCTCTTGGCAGATTACTATGAAATTTATCCAACTGATCTGATCAGTTTTCCAGAAGAGCTTAAACACATTCTATTTGAACGTAACGTGTCAAAACGAGGTCGGTCCATTTTGGAAATCGCTGCAAATGAGGGCTTTATCGATAAAGTGGACATTGATAAGGTCAATGAGATGACGATTCTTATTTGGCAAGGTATGCTCACAAATCTATTAAATAACCGGACGATTCATGAAGTGGAAAAGGTTTCGGAAATCACGATGGATTATATTACGGAGATTATTCAAAATTCGAGTAAGAAAGTGTATTAA
- a CDS encoding proline dehydrogenase family protein, protein MALLKDLFIGLSQNQLLNTAAKKYGLKLGAQHVVAGTNVAETIESIKELNAQGISCTVDNLGEFVFEKEEAIEAKGQILEVIEGIHTHKVDAHISLKPSQLGLDIDYDFCLENLKEIVSKASAYDIFINFDMEDYNRLQSSFDLLETLSEEYSNIGTVIQAYFFRAVDDIQKYKNYRLRIVKGAYKESEEFAYQNKKEIDDNYIKLIEWHLLNGKFTSIATHDHVVINHVKKFVKTNNISNDKFEFQMLYGFRTDMQLQLSSEGYNFCTYVPFGSDWYGYFMRRLAERPQNLNLVVKQMFNKKTNKVICLSAGAFLLGRVSKRK, encoded by the coding sequence ATGGCTTTATTAAAAGATTTATTTATTGGTTTATCCCAAAACCAACTACTAAATACTGCAGCAAAAAAGTACGGTTTGAAATTAGGCGCACAACATGTTGTCGCAGGGACGAATGTCGCTGAAACGATTGAAAGTATAAAAGAACTGAATGCGCAAGGGATTTCTTGTACGGTCGATAATTTAGGCGAATTCGTTTTTGAAAAAGAGGAAGCCATCGAAGCAAAAGGACAAATTCTTGAGGTGATCGAAGGAATCCATACACATAAAGTGGATGCACATATCTCATTAAAACCGTCTCAACTTGGTCTGGATATCGACTATGATTTCTGTTTGGAAAATTTAAAGGAAATCGTGAGTAAAGCGAGCGCTTATGATATTTTCATCAACTTTGACATGGAGGATTACAACCGTCTACAATCATCGTTTGATTTATTAGAAACGCTATCTGAGGAGTATTCTAATATAGGAACAGTGATTCAAGCTTATTTCTTCCGAGCAGTAGATGACATCCAAAAATATAAAAACTACCGCTTACGGATTGTGAAAGGTGCATACAAAGAGTCAGAAGAATTTGCCTATCAAAATAAGAAAGAAATTGATGATAACTATATTAAGCTCATCGAATGGCATCTGTTAAACGGTAAATTCACTTCAATTGCGACACATGACCATGTAGTCATTAATCATGTGAAAAAGTTTGTGAAAACGAACAACATCTCAAATGACAAGTTCGAATTCCAAATGTTGTACGGCTTTAGAACAGATATGCAGCTTCAATTGTCGAGTGAAGGCTATAATTTCTGTACATACGTTCCTTTTGGTAGTGACTGGTATGGCTATTTCATGAGGCGTCTTGCGGAACGTCCACAGAATTTAAATCTCGTTGTTAAACAAATGTTTAATAAGAAAACGAATAAGGTTATTTGTCTATCGGCAGGGGCATTTTTGCTGGGTAGAGTGTCTAAAAGGAAATAA
- a CDS encoding polysaccharide deacetylase family protein has product MRKISSKLSFVVCFIVFIMSIGAIWILVESQGRVFAQGKEAERFVTKRVFERVLTVQERQPIYMKGAALTQIGELEADQPVAITGEDEAYYELRLGNMTAFVRKGQATVEKKKLSTVVHTERLAAVHTLQKTAVYEDADLQSSVILELEEGFRYPIVREEEDWYILTIGERPGYISKQSVAMDTGLPVLVYHQVLPRESMRTMDSTISLEVFEQQMGYLADHHFETLTAHQLYDYLEGRLVVPSKAVLITFDDGLLSTKEYAYPVLKQYGFRALQHIISSRTDRAQGAQLFDAEGPLQFFTAADLEELADVFRFEAHTYELHSLNKVSGEGIALDRSKEEILLDLQQNIEQVPAAVSLAYPYGHYTEDFIAAAKEAGVLIGFTTTEGYANRKTSNYEVCRYGITEKKSFEQFVAYVEGDMTWP; this is encoded by the coding sequence ATGAGGAAGATTTCCAGTAAATTGTCGTTTGTTGTTTGCTTTATTGTATTTATAATGAGTATTGGTGCGATATGGATTTTGGTTGAATCGCAAGGAAGAGTGTTTGCGCAGGGTAAGGAAGCGGAGCGGTTTGTCACGAAGCGGGTATTTGAACGGGTGTTGACAGTGCAGGAACGTCAGCCGATTTACATGAAAGGGGCGGCCTTGACGCAGATTGGCGAGTTGGAGGCGGATCAGCCCGTTGCTATCACAGGTGAGGATGAGGCATATTATGAGCTTCGATTGGGAAATATGACAGCCTTTGTCCGTAAGGGGCAGGCGACGGTTGAAAAAAAGAAGCTTTCGACAGTTGTACATACGGAGCGGTTGGCTGCGGTTCATACGCTGCAAAAAACGGCAGTTTACGAGGATGCTGATTTGCAGAGCAGCGTTATACTGGAGTTGGAAGAAGGGTTTCGCTATCCGATTGTACGGGAGGAAGAGGATTGGTATATCCTTACAATAGGAGAGCGACCGGGATATATTTCTAAGCAGTCCGTTGCAATGGATACGGGTCTACCGGTGCTTGTGTACCATCAGGTTTTGCCTCGCGAGTCGATGAGAACGATGGATAGTACGATTTCCTTGGAAGTATTTGAGCAGCAGATGGGGTACTTGGCGGATCATCATTTCGAGACGCTGACGGCACATCAGCTGTATGATTATTTGGAAGGGCGCCTTGTTGTACCGAGCAAAGCAGTGCTCATTACATTCGACGACGGGTTATTGTCAACGAAGGAGTATGCATATCCCGTTTTGAAGCAATACGGGTTTCGTGCGCTTCAGCACATTATTTCCTCACGTACGGATCGGGCGCAGGGAGCGCAGCTGTTTGATGCGGAAGGTCCGCTGCAGTTTTTTACTGCTGCAGACTTAGAAGAGCTGGCGGATGTTTTCCGGTTCGAAGCACATACATATGAATTGCATTCACTTAATAAGGTTTCAGGTGAAGGTATTGCGTTAGATCGTTCAAAAGAAGAGATTCTTTTGGATTTACAGCAAAATATTGAGCAAGTGCCGGCAGCGGTTTCATTAGCCTATCCGTATGGGCATTATACTGAGGATTTCATCGCGGCGGCTAAAGAGGCAGGGGTGCTGATTGGCTTTACGACGACCGAAGGGTATGCAAATAGGAAGACTTCAAATTATGAAGTATGCCGATATGGAATAACAGAAAAAAAGTCGTTTGAGCAGTTTGTTGCGTATGTGGAGGGGGACATGACGTGGCCGTAG
- a CDS encoding BCCT family transporter, with amino-acid sequence MGKVRIDPFVFWTSIVVIFAATVLLVLNRGTAEPYLDKLMTSITYQMDWAFQFLTIGLFILLIYLAFSRFGKIKLGEGKPEFSTFSWGTMLFTAGMGTSIMYWSMLEPIYYFMGPPFGIEPESNEAAEWALTYGLFHWGISAWSLYAFPTVVIAYSYFVKKRPSLKMSTALSGVLGKYSDGKIAKLIDVLVIWSLVGGLGTSLGLGVPMVSAVVASIFGLDKSLMLDTIIVISITVIYSASAYMGLHKGIKRLSDINVFLALALAVFVFIAGPTLFILTYFTNSFGMMIQNFAMLSFYTDPINKSGFPQAWTVFYWAWFAATAPFMGLFVARISKGRTIRQLITHMLLWGAIGGWTYFAVFGGYTMNLQLDNILPVKDILTDSGGPATVVEILKSLPLSYIVLPFFVVLAIIFLSTSLDSATYILAAIATKEIKDGQEPARWHRMVWGAILAVLSVTLLLVGGLRVIQTSAVVVSVPILIIYLLLIVSFFKWLKQDFPNK; translated from the coding sequence ATGGGGAAAGTTAGAATTGATCCATTTGTATTCTGGACATCAATCGTCGTTATCTTTGCGGCAACTGTGTTATTAGTGTTAAACCGAGGAACAGCGGAACCGTATTTGGATAAGCTAATGACTTCCATTACCTATCAAATGGACTGGGCATTTCAGTTTTTAACAATCGGATTATTTATATTACTGATTTATTTAGCCTTTAGCCGTTTTGGGAAAATTAAGTTGGGTGAAGGCAAGCCCGAATTCTCCACATTCAGCTGGGGGACAATGTTGTTCACAGCAGGCATGGGGACAAGTATTATGTATTGGTCAATGTTGGAACCGATTTATTATTTCATGGGACCACCTTTCGGAATTGAGCCCGAAAGTAATGAAGCAGCAGAGTGGGCATTGACGTATGGCTTATTCCATTGGGGAATATCGGCATGGTCACTTTATGCTTTCCCGACAGTTGTCATTGCTTACTCGTATTTTGTAAAGAAACGTCCTTCGTTAAAAATGAGTACTGCACTTAGTGGGGTTCTCGGCAAATATTCAGATGGCAAGATTGCAAAATTAATTGATGTGCTGGTTATTTGGAGTTTGGTCGGAGGTCTTGGGACTTCTCTTGGACTTGGTGTTCCAATGGTTTCGGCAGTTGTCGCTAGCATTTTTGGGCTAGATAAATCACTGATGCTCGATACAATTATAGTAATCAGCATTACAGTCATCTACTCTGCCAGTGCGTATATGGGACTGCATAAAGGAATTAAGCGATTGAGCGACATAAACGTCTTCCTTGCATTGGCTCTTGCGGTTTTCGTTTTCATTGCAGGACCGACTTTGTTCATATTGACGTATTTTACCAACAGTTTCGGAATGATGATCCAGAACTTTGCGATGTTGAGTTTTTATACAGATCCAATTAACAAAAGTGGATTCCCACAAGCTTGGACAGTCTTCTATTGGGCTTGGTTTGCTGCCACGGCTCCATTCATGGGCTTGTTTGTTGCACGGATTTCCAAAGGACGCACGATTCGCCAACTCATTACACATATGCTGTTATGGGGGGCAATCGGAGGGTGGACTTATTTTGCGGTCTTCGGTGGATACACGATGAATTTACAATTAGATAACATTCTTCCGGTAAAAGATATTCTAACCGATAGCGGTGGTCCAGCGACAGTTGTTGAAATCTTGAAGTCATTGCCACTTAGCTACATTGTGTTACCGTTCTTTGTTGTGTTGGCGATTATCTTTCTATCGACCTCACTCGATTCTGCGACCTATATTCTTGCGGCAATTGCAACGAAGGAAATAAAGGATGGGCAAGAACCAGCAAGATGGCATCGTATGGTCTGGGGTGCGATACTGGCAGTCCTATCGGTAACCTTACTACTTGTAGGAGGATTACGTGTCATTCAAACTTCTGCCGTCGTTGTATCCGTACCGATATTAATCATTTATTTATTGTTAATTGTTTCGTTCTTCAAATGGTTAAAGCAGGATTTTCCGAATAAGTAA
- a CDS encoding DUF2179 domain-containing protein, producing the protein MTAILFIIIAINIVYVSLFTLRVILVIKGYRMAASILSTGEVFVYLMGLTIVLDNLDNPINIAAYCIGWGMGVFLGSKIEERLALGYIVFDVVVDSLEIEIPMKIREQGYGVTSWVADGKDGKRLVMKVLAKRNYEQKLRKLVLSYAPKAFIISYEPNKFNGGFLLKNLNSGRN; encoded by the coding sequence ATGACAGCTATACTATTTATCATCATCGCCATTAATATCGTTTATGTTTCCTTATTCACGTTGCGCGTCATCCTAGTCATTAAAGGGTACCGAATGGCGGCATCGATTCTATCGACGGGCGAAGTGTTTGTGTACCTGATGGGATTGACAATTGTTCTGGACAATTTAGATAATCCCATCAATATTGCAGCGTATTGTATAGGCTGGGGAATGGGTGTCTTCCTCGGAAGTAAGATTGAAGAGCGCTTGGCACTCGGTTATATCGTCTTTGACGTTGTCGTTGATTCACTTGAGATTGAAATTCCCATGAAAATCCGGGAACAAGGGTATGGTGTAACTTCTTGGGTTGCAGATGGAAAAGATGGTAAACGACTCGTTATGAAAGTGTTAGCGAAACGAAATTACGAACAGAAATTAAGAAAACTTGTCCTCTCATATGCGCCTAAAGCATTTATCATCTCCTATGAACCGAACAAGTTCAACGGCGGATTTTTGCTTAAAAACCTTAACTCAGGACGAAATTAA
- a CDS encoding LysM peptidoglycan-binding and 3D domain-containing protein: MKKHIIALAALATLSVGAAGQASASSVHTVESGETLWSISQEANVSVEELQTLNGLNSTRIYPSQKLKVEDKMEVHVVVKGDTLFEIAKNNNLSVDELKNKNGISSDIIRPGEKLVVEGSKTASANSSTNNVIKKAVASATNEMTVSATAYTAYCEGCSGVTASGIDLRSNPDKKVIAVDPTIIPLGTRVWVEGYGEAIAGDTGSSIKGKRIDVFMENEQDALNWGRKTVTIKVLD, translated from the coding sequence ATGAAAAAACACATCATTGCACTAGCAGCACTAGCAACATTATCAGTAGGGGCGGCGGGTCAAGCATCTGCATCTAGCGTCCATACGGTAGAATCGGGAGAGACATTATGGTCTATTTCACAAGAGGCTAATGTAAGCGTAGAAGAATTACAAACTTTGAACGGATTAAATTCTACTCGTATCTATCCGTCGCAAAAACTAAAAGTGGAAGATAAGATGGAAGTACACGTAGTTGTGAAGGGTGATACTCTTTTCGAAATCGCGAAAAATAACAACCTCTCAGTGGATGAATTAAAGAATAAGAATGGTATTTCAAGTGATATCATCCGCCCAGGAGAAAAATTAGTAGTAGAAGGGTCAAAAACAGCTTCAGCAAATTCATCTACTAACAATGTTATAAAGAAAGCTGTTGCTTCAGCAACTAATGAAATGACAGTTTCAGCAACAGCGTATACCGCTTATTGTGAAGGATGCTCGGGTGTAACGGCATCGGGTATTGACTTGCGTTCAAATCCTGACAAAAAGGTCATTGCGGTTGACCCTACAATAATCCCGCTAGGAACACGCGTGTGGGTTGAAGGATACGGAGAAGCCATTGCGGGAGATACTGGAAGTTCTATTAAGGGGAAAAGAATTGATGTCTTTATGGAAAATGAGCAAGACGCACTAAATTGGGGACGTAAAACGGTTACGATTAAAGTTCTAGATTGA
- a CDS encoding sigma-70 family RNA polymerase sigma factor, with amino-acid sequence MSTIDQIIDEHSRYLVRIAYLYVKNWSTAEDVVQEVFITYFQKSDQFRNEASLKTYLTKMTANRAKDYLRSWKHKKDVLFDTIFVSTKGAEEVVLEQERLATLEKNLFQLPLKYREPLILFYYDEQSIAEIANYLQLNENTVKTRLRRAKQQLKEFFEEEDGEVESN; translated from the coding sequence ATGAGTACTATTGATCAAATAATCGATGAGCATTCGCGTTATTTAGTGCGTATCGCTTATTTATATGTGAAGAATTGGTCGACTGCGGAGGATGTTGTACAAGAAGTATTTATTACGTATTTTCAAAAGAGTGACCAGTTTCGCAATGAGGCATCCTTGAAGACCTATTTAACGAAAATGACAGCCAATCGAGCAAAAGATTATTTGCGCTCGTGGAAGCATAAAAAAGATGTACTGTTCGATACAATCTTTGTTTCGACAAAAGGCGCAGAAGAAGTAGTGTTGGAGCAGGAGCGGCTAGCCACACTTGAAAAAAATCTTTTCCAGCTTCCGTTAAAATACCGCGAGCCTTTAATATTATTTTATTATGACGAGCAATCTATAGCGGAAATAGCAAACTATCTGCAGCTGAATGAAAATACCGTAAAAACACGGCTGCGAAGGGCAAAGCAGCAGCTAAAGGAATTTTTTGAGGAAGAGGACGGGGAGGTAGAGAGCAATTGA